A stretch of the Sphingomonas sp. CL5.1 genome encodes the following:
- a CDS encoding serine hydrolase yields MAARSPARILLSAMLAMPGITAVGAVSLTPGAMAATRVSSAAMTLLIDYARSQNTTGFLVIKDGKVLIEKNWPAPAGDPAFASFTYGRAADGALLEDVASQQKSFVSMLVAIAIDKGLIDVEKPVSDYIGAGWSRATSGQEAKIRVIDVLTMSSGLDRKFGYAAPPGTRFLYNTPVYAITGRIVTAAAREPLDAITRDWLTGPVGMAETAWRNRPMALADVGNDIGLITSPRDIAKFGLMILHGGVAENGRRVVSRRSLAAMFARSPTNPAYGRLWWLNGGAYTIGAHADRRDGPLVAAAPADMVAALGAFDRQLYIVPSRRLVVVRTGAAAPDRDFSQQLWIRLMKVVD; encoded by the coding sequence CGACGCGGGTCAGTTCCGCCGCGATGACGCTGTTGATCGATTATGCGCGGAGCCAGAACACCACGGGATTTTTGGTCATCAAGGACGGAAAGGTCCTGATCGAGAAGAACTGGCCGGCGCCCGCTGGCGATCCGGCATTCGCCAGCTTCACTTATGGGCGCGCGGCTGACGGTGCGCTGCTGGAGGATGTGGCTTCCCAGCAGAAGAGCTTCGTCTCGATGCTCGTCGCCATCGCGATCGACAAGGGCCTGATCGACGTCGAAAAGCCGGTTTCGGATTATATCGGCGCGGGCTGGTCTCGCGCGACATCGGGGCAGGAAGCGAAGATCCGCGTCATCGACGTGCTGACGATGAGCTCGGGCCTCGACCGGAAATTCGGCTATGCGGCACCGCCCGGAACGCGCTTTCTCTACAACACGCCGGTATATGCGATCACCGGGCGGATCGTGACGGCGGCGGCGCGCGAGCCGCTCGACGCGATCACGCGTGATTGGCTGACCGGGCCGGTCGGCATGGCGGAGACGGCGTGGCGCAACCGGCCGATGGCGCTCGCAGACGTCGGCAACGACATCGGGCTGATCACCTCCCCGCGCGACATCGCGAAGTTCGGCCTCATGATCCTGCACGGCGGCGTGGCCGAAAACGGCAGGCGCGTCGTCTCGCGAAGAAGTCTCGCGGCGATGTTTGCGCGTTCGCCGACCAATCCGGCTTACGGCCGGCTGTGGTGGCTGAACGGGGGCGCCTATACGATCGGTGCGCACGCGGATCGCCGGGACGGTCCGTTGGTCGCAGCGGCGCCCGCCGACATGGTGGCCGCGCTCGGCGCCTTCGATCGCCAACTCTACATCGTTCCCAGCCGCCGGCTGGTGGTCGTCAGGACCGGCGCGGCGGCGCCGGACAGGGATTTCAGTCAGCAATTGTGGATACGGCTGATGAAGGTCGTCGACTGA